A genomic segment from Streptosporangium roseum DSM 43021 encodes:
- a CDS encoding VOC family protein translates to MTQNVPDGGRRLTRREISDAVGDLGWRYVLGLVRASVPVTSLSQAADVAARVAAVAGDDGDGSLSMDARRDRLVLSLQSSATGLVTPLEIGLARRISAAVGELGLRTDAGAGGRESRSDQVLEIAIDALDIAAIRPFWKAVLGYADEAGACGAEDPLIDPVGQGPAIWFQQMDAPRPQRNRIHFDISVPHDEAPHRIAAALAAGGVLLSDVQAPAFWVLADVEGNEACVTTWQGRD, encoded by the coding sequence ATGACACAGAATGTTCCGGACGGCGGCAGAAGACTGACCCGGCGGGAGATCTCCGACGCCGTCGGCGACCTGGGATGGCGCTACGTCCTGGGCCTCGTGCGCGCGTCGGTGCCCGTGACGTCGCTGTCCCAGGCGGCCGACGTCGCCGCGCGCGTGGCGGCCGTGGCCGGTGACGACGGCGACGGAAGCCTGTCGATGGACGCCCGCCGTGACCGGCTGGTCCTCAGCCTCCAGTCGTCGGCCACCGGCCTGGTGACGCCGCTGGAGATCGGGCTCGCCCGCCGGATCTCCGCGGCCGTGGGCGAGCTCGGGCTGCGCACCGACGCCGGAGCCGGCGGCCGGGAGTCGCGGTCGGACCAGGTCCTTGAGATCGCGATCGACGCGCTCGACATCGCCGCGATCCGCCCGTTCTGGAAGGCGGTGCTGGGCTACGCCGACGAGGCCGGCGCCTGCGGCGCCGAGGACCCGCTCATCGATCCCGTCGGCCAGGGACCGGCGATCTGGTTCCAGCAGATGGATGCGCCGCGACCGCAGCGCAACCGGATCCATTTCGACATCTCGGTCCCGCACGACGAGGCGCCCCACCGCATCGCGGCCGCGCTGGCCGCGGGCGGGGTGCTGCTGTCGGACGTCCAGGCGCCCGCCTTCTGGGTGCTGGCGGACGTGGAGGGCAACGAGGCGTGCGTCACGACCTGGCAGGGCAGGGACTGA
- a CDS encoding M56 family metallopeptidase — protein MITAAALATLALVCAVGAWRFTRARWTYRAPHVAIVLWQALGVTWGLAGTGTLLAYALEPYGQGVLHGLHAFAASALGGGYGPPEPYDLPRIVALITGLTALVVLIVVLLVAGVQTLRARHRHRTLLALIAREDPEIPGVRVVDYPGATAYCVPGLRSQVVVSAGTLELLSPAELSAVLAHETAHVRERHDLVLLPFAALRRALPWSRLVSDVQNEVSLLVEMAADDVARRYCSPRRLATALLRFGTAGAVPTPNGAMGAAGSCSAVMARVERLVTPGPALSRGLRYSIVAFSITLTASAPLLWLVPH, from the coding sequence GTGATAACCGCAGCAGCCCTGGCGACACTCGCCCTGGTCTGCGCGGTCGGAGCCTGGCGTTTCACCCGGGCCCGATGGACATACCGTGCCCCGCACGTGGCCATCGTCCTGTGGCAGGCGCTCGGCGTCACCTGGGGACTGGCCGGGACCGGCACGCTGCTCGCCTACGCCCTGGAGCCCTACGGCCAGGGGGTGCTGCACGGTCTCCACGCCTTCGCCGCCTCCGCGCTCGGCGGCGGGTACGGCCCGCCCGAGCCGTACGACCTGCCGAGGATCGTGGCCCTCATCACCGGGCTGACCGCGCTCGTCGTGCTCATCGTGGTGCTCCTGGTCGCGGGTGTGCAGACGTTGCGCGCCCGGCACCGCCACCGCACCCTGCTCGCCCTCATCGCCCGCGAGGACCCCGAGATCCCCGGCGTACGGGTGGTCGACTACCCGGGCGCCACCGCCTACTGCGTGCCGGGGCTCCGGTCCCAGGTCGTGGTCAGCGCGGGCACCCTGGAGCTGCTCTCGCCCGCCGAGCTGAGCGCGGTGCTCGCCCACGAGACCGCCCACGTGCGCGAGCGCCACGACCTGGTGCTGCTCCCGTTCGCCGCGCTGCGCCGGGCGCTGCCCTGGTCGAGGCTGGTCTCGGACGTGCAGAACGAGGTCAGCCTGCTGGTGGAGATGGCCGCCGACGACGTCGCCCGCCGCTACTGCTCGCCCCGCCGGCTGGCCACCGCCCTGCTCCGCTTCGGCACGGCGGGCGCCGTACCGACCCCGAACGGGGCGATGGGCGCGGCGGGCTCCTGCTCGGCGGTGATGGCCCGGGTCGAGCGCCTCGTCACCCCGGGGCCCGCCCTGTCCCGCGGGCTCCGCTACAGCATCGTCGCCTTCTCCATCACGCTGACCGCCTCGGCCCCCCTGCTCTGGCTGGTGCCGCACTGA
- a CDS encoding helix-turn-helix domain-containing protein, with protein MALPKVGSIGEYIREQRTHAKISLRQLAAAAGVSNPYLSQIERGLRKPSAEILNQIAKGLHISSQALYVQAGLIEEREPDSDVLTAIRADHLISERQRQVLIDIYESFRKENRAGAPDEDAQTSQKAHPAPEPHGGDAVSSPNDEVPLPEEYLAALKPYAAPTGNGHVTPETKEG; from the coding sequence ATGGCACTACCCAAGGTCGGCTCGATCGGCGAGTACATCCGCGAGCAGCGCACGCATGCGAAGATCTCCCTGCGTCAGCTCGCCGCCGCGGCGGGGGTCTCCAATCCCTATCTCAGCCAGATCGAGCGAGGACTGCGCAAGCCCAGCGCGGAGATCCTGAACCAGATCGCCAAGGGCCTGCACATCTCCTCACAGGCGCTGTACGTCCAGGCCGGTCTCATCGAGGAGCGCGAGCCGGACAGCGACGTGCTGACCGCGATCAGGGCCGATCACCTCATCAGCGAGCGCCAGCGACAGGTGCTGATCGACATCTACGAGTCGTTCCGCAAGGAGAACCGGGCCGGGGCCCCGGACGAGGACGCGCAGACCTCCCAGAAAGCGCATCCCGCACCGGAGCCCCATGGGGGCGACGCCGTCTCCTCGCCGAACGACGAGGTGCCACTGCCCGAGGAGTATCTCGCCGCACTGAAGCCCTATGCGGCTCCCACGGGCAACGGCCACGTCACACCGGAAACCAAGGAAGGTTAA
- a CDS encoding BlaI/MecI/CopY family transcriptional regulator: protein MKGLGELERSIMDIIWAQPSAVTAREVGRLIADRDLAPTTVMTVLDRLTRKGFLVRTRDGRAWRYEPAESRDAYIAELMLEALDLTGDRSAALTRFAQAVSGNEAEILRRALTELEDE, encoded by the coding sequence GTGAAGGGTCTCGGCGAGCTTGAACGCAGCATCATGGACATCATCTGGGCACAGCCATCAGCGGTGACGGCGCGTGAGGTCGGTCGCCTGATCGCCGACCGGGACCTCGCGCCCACGACCGTGATGACCGTGCTCGACCGGTTGACCCGCAAGGGGTTCCTCGTACGGACCCGTGACGGGCGCGCATGGCGGTACGAACCCGCCGAGAGCCGCGACGCATACATCGCGGAGCTTATGCTGGAAGCACTCGACCTGACCGGAGACCGGTCGGCCGCCCTTACCCGATTCGCCCAGGCCGTCTCCGGCAACGAGGCGGAGATCCTGCGCAGAGCCCTCACGGAGCTGGAGGACGAGTGA
- a CDS encoding GNAT family N-acetyltransferase has translation MFANKPTLSGERVTLRPVGPEHVDGLWELVNDPETMRLTGSQGKIDREAAKIWYGSRGDHDDRLDLAICTAGDDAYVGEVVLNELDPHNLSCNLRIALIGPRAFGKGYGTEAIRLVLDHVFATTELHRVGLEVFEFNERALHVYRKVGFVEEGVRRDVLRRDGEWHHSIMMSVLASDRL, from the coding sequence ATGTTCGCGAACAAGCCCACCCTGTCCGGCGAGCGCGTGACGCTCCGCCCCGTCGGCCCCGAGCACGTCGACGGCCTCTGGGAGCTCGTCAACGACCCGGAGACCATGCGGCTCACCGGCTCCCAGGGGAAGATCGACCGCGAGGCGGCCAAGATCTGGTACGGCTCGCGCGGCGACCACGACGACCGGCTGGACCTGGCGATCTGCACCGCGGGGGACGACGCCTACGTCGGCGAGGTGGTGCTCAACGAGCTCGACCCGCACAACCTGTCCTGCAACCTGCGCATCGCCCTGATCGGCCCGCGCGCGTTCGGCAAGGGCTACGGCACCGAGGCGATCCGGCTGGTGCTCGACCACGTCTTCGCCACCACCGAGCTCCACCGGGTCGGCCTGGAGGTCTTCGAGTTCAACGAGCGGGCCCTCCACGTGTACCGCAAGGTGGGGTTCGTCGAGGAGGGCGTGCGCCGCGACGTCCTGCGCCGGGACGGCGAGTGGCACCACTCGATCATGATGTCGGTGCTCGCCTCTGACAGGCTGTAA
- a CDS encoding DUF2516 family protein → MIQIHGVLDLIFWVLAIGVFALSAWALVHALRTPAQAFAVTGKQSKKLWLVILGLAALFGFAAAVQYLNVLSIFTIASVIASAIYLADVRPAVREVGKGGNQGPYGPW, encoded by the coding sequence ATGATCCAGATCCACGGCGTTCTGGACCTGATCTTCTGGGTCCTGGCCATCGGCGTCTTCGCCCTGTCGGCCTGGGCTCTGGTGCACGCTCTGCGGACCCCGGCGCAGGCGTTCGCGGTCACCGGCAAGCAGAGCAAGAAGCTCTGGCTGGTCATCCTCGGCCTGGCGGCGCTGTTCGGGTTCGCCGCGGCGGTGCAGTACCTCAACGTGCTGAGCATCTTCACGATCGCGTCCGTCATCGCCTCGGCCATCTATCTGGCGGACGTGCGGCCCGCCGTGCGCGAGGTCGGCAAGGGCGGCAACCAGGGCCCCTACGGTCCCTGGTAG
- a CDS encoding O-acetyl-ADP-ribose deacetylase, with product MEIKLIQGDITGQDVDAVVNAANSSLLGGGGVDGAIHRRGGPEILEECRALRASRYGRGLPTGQAVATTAGRLPARWVIHTVGPVHSASEDRSELLASCYRESLRVADELGAETVAFPAISTGVYGWPMDDGARVALSTVRGTPTSVAEVRFVLFDAAAYAVFERALGEAPPA from the coding sequence ATGGAGATCAAGCTAATCCAAGGGGACATCACCGGCCAGGACGTCGACGCGGTGGTGAACGCGGCGAACTCCTCGCTGCTGGGCGGCGGGGGCGTGGACGGGGCCATCCATCGCCGCGGCGGCCCGGAGATCCTTGAGGAGTGCCGGGCGCTGCGGGCGTCGCGGTACGGCCGGGGACTGCCCACCGGGCAGGCGGTCGCCACCACCGCCGGCAGGCTCCCCGCCCGCTGGGTGATCCACACCGTCGGCCCGGTGCACTCGGCCTCCGAGGACCGCTCGGAGCTGCTGGCGTCGTGTTACCGGGAGTCGCTGCGGGTCGCCGACGAGCTGGGCGCGGAGACCGTGGCCTTCCCCGCGATCTCCACCGGCGTCTACGGCTGGCCGATGGACGACGGCGCCCGCGTCGCGCTGTCGACCGTGCGGGGGACGCCCACGAGCGTCGCCGAGGTCAGGTTCGTGCTGTTCGACGCGGCGGCCTACGCCGTCTTCGAGCGGGCGCTCGGTGAGGCTCCGCCCGCGTGA